One window of Jannaschia sp. CCS1 genomic DNA carries:
- a CDS encoding UDP-N-acetylmuramoyl-L-alanyl-D-glutamate--2,6-diaminopimelate ligase: MAKRLSDLGLTPKSGGDVVVSDLAFDSRKVQAGTLFAALPGTRVHGGDFIQYALRMGAGAILTDRAGAEIAATDLAATDAALVVVEDAADALAHAAALFFGAQPETMVAVTGTNGKTSVASFTRQIWEALGVPAVNIGTTGVEGAFEAPGIHTTPEPVTLHRVLAEMGADGVTHAAMEASSHGLDQKRMDGVRLAAAAFTNLTQDHLDYHGTMEAYFEAKLRLFTGLLPDGGVAVVNLDDDHGLRVAEACSTRGIEVIGVAQYAEAALKITGRRIDETGQDVLFRWQGDACQVRLNLIGAFQAMNVLTAAGLVIAGGEDPEDVFAVLHKMEGVRGRMQLAARRSHGAPIYVDYSHTPDSLEVALKALRPHVLGRLVVVFGAGGDRDTAKRPLMGNAATLWSDVAFVTDDNPRTEDPAAIRAAVLAGCPEATVVADRAEAILRAVDMLEPGDALLIAGKGHETGQQVGDVIYPFDDVEQASVAVAALEGAI, translated from the coding sequence ATGGCGAAACGACTATCCGATCTTGGGCTGACACCGAAATCGGGCGGCGACGTGGTGGTCTCGGACCTGGCCTTCGATAGTCGTAAGGTCCAGGCGGGCACCCTGTTTGCGGCTTTGCCCGGCACGCGGGTGCATGGTGGCGACTTTATCCAATATGCGTTGCGTATGGGCGCGGGCGCCATCTTGACCGACCGCGCCGGTGCGGAGATTGCAGCGACAGATCTGGCCGCTACCGACGCGGCCCTCGTCGTCGTGGAGGATGCGGCGGACGCTCTGGCCCATGCCGCCGCGCTATTTTTTGGTGCGCAGCCCGAGACGATGGTCGCTGTGACGGGAACGAATGGGAAGACGTCCGTCGCCAGTTTCACGCGTCAGATCTGGGAAGCGCTTGGCGTGCCCGCCGTGAACATCGGCACCACGGGCGTTGAGGGCGCATTTGAAGCACCCGGCATCCATACTACGCCGGAGCCCGTCACTCTGCACCGGGTTCTGGCAGAGATGGGGGCGGATGGCGTGACCCATGCGGCGATGGAAGCGTCATCCCACGGGCTGGACCAAAAGCGCATGGACGGCGTGCGGCTTGCCGCGGCGGCATTTACCAACCTGACCCAGGATCATCTGGACTATCACGGAACCATGGAGGCCTATTTTGAGGCCAAACTGCGCTTGTTCACCGGGCTTCTGCCCGATGGTGGCGTAGCTGTGGTGAACCTTGACGACGATCACGGGCTTCGCGTTGCAGAGGCATGTTCCACCCGGGGGATCGAGGTGATCGGCGTTGCGCAATATGCCGAGGCCGCGCTGAAAATTACGGGTCGGCGCATTGATGAGACGGGCCAAGACGTCCTCTTCCGGTGGCAGGGAGACGCTTGCCAGGTGCGCCTGAACCTGATCGGCGCGTTCCAGGCGATGAATGTCCTCACAGCCGCCGGTCTGGTGATCGCGGGCGGCGAAGACCCAGAGGACGTTTTTGCAGTTCTCCACAAGATGGAGGGTGTACGGGGCCGGATGCAGTTGGCCGCGCGGCGCAGTCATGGGGCCCCCATCTATGTGGATTATTCGCATACTCCTGATAGTCTAGAAGTCGCACTCAAAGCATTGCGCCCCCACGTTCTGGGCCGCCTTGTCGTTGTTTTCGGTGCTGGAGGGGATCGTGATACGGCAAAAAGACCTCTCATGGGCAACGCAGCCACCCTGTGGAGTGATGTTGCATTTGTGACAGATGATAATCCACGCACCGAAGATCCCGCAGCCATCCGTGCGGCTGTTTTGGCCGGTTGTCCGGAGGCCACGGTCGTCGCGGATCGGGCGGAGGCAATCCTACGGGCTGTGGATATGTTGGAGCCCGGCGATGCGCTTCTCATAGCCGGAAAGGGCCATGAGACGGGCCAGCAAGTGGGCGATGTCATCTACCCGTTTGACGATGTCGAACAGGCGTCGGTCGCGGTTGCCGCCCTGGAGGGCGCGATATGA
- a CDS encoding peptidoglycan D,D-transpeptidase FtsI family protein has translation MTLRIPLRPLTRILDARERGENPDNVEKENKRLRHEGQRDKMRIRAESRLLLVALCFIVAFGAVGTRMAALATSAPTEPRIINQGPTILNTRADITDRHGRILATNFATNALYAHPHDLIYPRAAADGLAEIFPEMDADDLHRRFTSGSRFLWLRRYISPEQEQMVHDLGEPGLLFGPREMRLYPNGSIAAHILGGASFGEEAVNAAEVIGVAGVEARFDNELRDPSRLDPLMLSLDLTVQAAVEEVLAGGMSLMNARGAAAVLMDVHTGEVISMASLPDFDPNARPRPLLEGDQADSPLFNRAVQGVYELGSVFKTFTIAQALELNLFNTYDMIDTTGPLRMAGFAIRDFSNYGPEQSVADVLIHSSNIGTARMARVIGGQRQRDFLDQLGLLAPTQVEMVEAASGRPLLPRRWGELATMTVSYGHGVSTSPLHLASAYSTIVNGGTLIEPTLVRREGPQNGPRVISEATSGMVNALLRQVVTEGTASFGEVDGYFVGGKTGTADMPRPQGGYYEDRNLNTFASAFPMTDPQYVLIVTLQEAAELSGPEPRRTAGWTAVPVAAEIIRRTAPLLGLRPDVEHPLGLQLSNSSN, from the coding sequence ATGACCCTTCGCATCCCACTCCGCCCGTTGACCCGCATTCTGGATGCCCGCGAACGGGGCGAAAACCCTGATAACGTTGAGAAAGAGAACAAGCGCCTGCGCCATGAGGGGCAGCGCGACAAGATGCGAATCCGTGCGGAATCGCGTCTTCTTTTGGTTGCTTTGTGCTTTATCGTCGCGTTCGGCGCCGTGGGCACCCGCATGGCAGCGCTGGCCACCTCCGCCCCGACCGAGCCGCGCATCATCAATCAGGGCCCGACGATCCTGAACACCCGTGCTGACATCACCGACCGCCACGGGCGGATCCTGGCCACGAACTTTGCCACAAACGCGCTCTACGCGCACCCCCACGACCTGATTTATCCGCGCGCCGCCGCCGACGGTCTGGCTGAAATTTTCCCCGAGATGGACGCCGACGATCTGCACCGCCGTTTTACCAGCGGATCGCGGTTCCTGTGGTTGCGCCGCTATATCTCGCCGGAACAGGAACAGATGGTCCATGATCTGGGCGAGCCGGGCCTTCTGTTCGGCCCGCGCGAAATGCGGCTTTATCCCAACGGTTCCATCGCAGCCCACATTCTGGGAGGCGCGAGCTTCGGGGAAGAGGCCGTGAATGCCGCCGAGGTGATCGGCGTTGCGGGCGTGGAGGCGCGGTTCGACAACGAATTGCGCGACCCGTCCCGCTTGGACCCTCTCATGTTGTCGTTGGATCTGACGGTTCAGGCTGCGGTGGAAGAGGTTTTGGCGGGCGGCATGTCCTTAATGAACGCTCGCGGTGCGGCGGCCGTGCTGATGGATGTGCATACCGGCGAGGTCATTTCCATGGCGTCCCTGCCGGATTTTGACCCCAACGCGCGGCCCCGACCGCTGTTGGAAGGGGACCAGGCAGACAGCCCCTTGTTCAACCGCGCGGTCCAGGGCGTCTATGAATTGGGGAGCGTTTTCAAGACATTCACTATCGCCCAGGCGTTGGAGCTGAATCTGTTCAACACCTATGACATGATCGACACGACCGGGCCGTTGCGTATGGCGGGCTTTGCGATCCGCGACTTCTCCAATTATGGGCCTGAGCAATCCGTGGCCGATGTGCTGATCCATTCCTCCAACATCGGTACGGCGCGCATGGCGCGGGTGATCGGGGGGCAACGGCAGCGGGACTTCCTCGACCAACTTGGCCTCTTGGCCCCGACGCAGGTGGAGATGGTGGAGGCGGCTTCCGGTCGCCCATTGCTTCCGCGCCGGTGGGGGGAATTGGCAACAATGACGGTAAGTTACGGCCACGGCGTCTCAACCTCACCGCTGCATCTGGCCTCGGCCTACTCGACCATCGTCAACGGCGGGACGCTGATCGAGCCGACGCTTGTGCGCCGCGAGGGCCCGCAAAACGGGCCGCGTGTGATTTCCGAAGCGACGAGCGGCATGGTCAACGCGCTGTTGCGTCAGGTCGTGACCGAGGGCACTGCGAGCTTCGGTGAAGTGGATGGCTATTTTGTGGGCGGGAAGACCGGCACAGCAGACATGCCGCGTCCCCAGGGTGGGTACTACGAGGATCGCAACCTGAACACCTTCGCCTCTGCGTTTCCGATGACGGACCCGCAATATGTGTTGATCGTAACGCTGCAAGAGGCGGCGGAATTGAGTGGTCCTGAGCCGCGCCGCACCGCCGGCTGGACCGCCGTGCCCGTTGCCGCCGAGATCATCCGCCGCACCGCGCCGCTTCTGGGCCTACGTCCAGACGTTGAACATCCCCTCGGTTTGCAGCTATCCAACTCCTCTAACTAA